In Melopsittacus undulatus isolate bMelUnd1 chromosome 20, bMelUnd1.mat.Z, whole genome shotgun sequence, a genomic segment contains:
- the S100A10 gene encoding protein S100-A10, with translation MPSQMEHAMETLMFTFHKYAGDKNHLGKEDLRALMEKEFPGFLENQRDPMALDKIMKDLDQCRDGKVGFQGFFSLVAGLTIACNDYFVLHMKQKGRK, from the exons ATGCCGTCGCAGATGGAACACGCTATGGAGACCCTCATGTTCACCTTCCATAAGTACGCGGGGGACAAGAACCACCTCGGCAAGGAGGACCTGCGGGCGCTCATGGAGAAGGAGTTCCCTGGCTTCCTGGAG AACCAACGGGACCCGATGGCGCTGGATAAGATCATGAAGGACCTGGACCAGTGCCGGGATGGCAAAGTTGGCTTCCAGGGCTTCTTCTCGCTGGTGGCCGGGCTCACCATCGCCTGCAACGACTACTTCGTGCTGCACATGAAGCAGAAGGGCCGGAAGTGA